In Pantoea cypripedii, the DNA window ACATCCGCACGGGTTTTCAGCATCTGTTCGGTGATCGAACCCTTTCCACCCTGCTCCAGCGCATTGCCTGGGCATAGCTCACTGGTTTTTTCCGGACCATAACATTTACGCGAAGTCACATGGGCGATCAGTGCTGCGGGTGTCGCGTCCTGCAGTTCCGCAGTAGAAACGTTACCGGTAGCCTTACCCGCCGCCTTTGCTAACTCCAGCAGTGTGGTCTGGTCTTTTCCGTTTACATCAACACCAATGGCACCATTATAGGATTTGGTGCCGGTTGCCCAGGCCGTGGCAGAAGCGGCTGAATCCGTGACGTAATTCGGCTTGTGGGTTTTCTTATCCAGTGAATAGTGGGTGTACTGGCCGGTAAGCGGAAGCGCATCAATACCCGGGAAGAAGCCACCGGCCCCCATCGCCAGGTTACGGGCTGCGGTAATTTCCGAATCCCCCATCCCATCACCAATCAGCAGAATCACGTTTTTTGCCGTGCTATTGCTGAGCGAGGCTTTCAATGCCTCGGTTTGATCGCCTGTCAGACGACGCGCACCACCGTGCTGAGTCAGATCGCCGGTTGCGGCGCGGGAGTAACTGGTCTCATCCGCCATCGCAGCCGGAGCCAACAATGAAGCGATGAGTGGAACCGTAATCAGAGGTATCTGTTTCATTTATAAGCATCCTTATTCACAAATATAACCAAATGTTTCCGCGGACAAGTCTGCGACAATGGCGTTACACTTTTGTGACTGTCAGGCAATATTTTGATGACAGGATAACCAATACGAACAGGGTTAACGCGATTCGCTCAGGGCTTAAGCGAATAGAAAAAAAGGAGAAAATAGGGCTTGACCCTTTTAGGCGAACTCCCTATAGTAGCGCCCCGTTGACCCGCCAAGGTCAGCAGCAAAAAATGTGGTGAGGTGTCCGAGTGGCTGAAGGAGCACGCCTGGAAAGTGTGTATACGGCAACGTATCGGGGGTTCGAATCCCCCTCTCACCGCCACAATTTTGAAGAAGAGTCTGAACGTATGTTCAGACTTTTTTTTTGCATATTCTCCGGGTGAGAGGGGATGAGAAGCCCCGACGGGGTTCGACAACCGGCGTAGCCGGTTGGACAGTTTGGGCGCGCAGCGAACAAACTGCCCGCAGGGCGAGCGAAGCGAGTCAATCCCCCTCTCACCGCCACAATTTTGAAGAAGAGTCTGAACGTATGTTCAGACTTTTTTTTGCCTGTTCTCCGGGAACGACACAAAAAAACCCGGCCTGAGCCGGGTTTTGTCTACTGTCCTGATTCTCAATGGTTAACTGTAAGCATGCAGCGTGCGCTGGCAGAGTGCTGAACGGACACAGTCGTCTTTAGCAAAACGGACAACCCCAATCATCTCATCCTCTTCGAAGCGCGCCAGCGCATCGGCAAGGCCTGATTGCACGCCACGCGGTAAATCACATTGGGTGATATCACCGTTGACGATGACCGTCACGTTCTCACCAAGGCGCGTCAGAAACATCTTCATCTGCGCAGCGGTGACGTTCTGCGCCTCATCCAGAATCACCACGGCATTTTCGAAGGTGCGTCCGCGCATATACGCGAAGGGCGCGATCTCCACCTTGCCGATTTCGGGACGCAGGCAGTACTGCATAAAGGAAGCGCCAAGACGTTTAACCAGAACGTCATAGACCGGCCGGAAATAAGGGGCGAATTTCTCGGAAATGTCTCCGGGGAGGAAACCGAGATCTTCATCCGCCTGCAGAACCGGGCGCGTAACGATTATCCTGTCGATATCCTTATGTATCAGGGCCTCAGCCG includes these proteins:
- the phoH gene encoding phosphate starvation-inducible protein PhoH, with protein sequence MGRQKAVIKARREARRVIRNDSRSHRQREEESVTSLVQMGGLDAIGMARDVRDRSPIEARNDAQAHYLNAIETKQLIFATGEAGCGKTWISAAKAAEALIHKDIDRIIVTRPVLQADEDLGFLPGDISEKFAPYFRPVYDVLVKRLGASFMQYCLRPEIGKVEIAPFAYMRGRTFENAVVILDEAQNVTAAQMKMFLTRLGENVTVIVNGDITQCDLPRGVQSGLADALARFEEDEMIGVVRFAKDDCVRSALCQRTLHAYS